CAAAATCTTGCGATTTGATCATGCAGTTGTTGAGTAGTTACGACGTGACAACATTTTCTTGCTCGATCCTTCTTTAGTGAAGAGGCCATAGAACCTCCTATTATCCAGCCAAACTTTGTCTTCTGCATAATAGGTAGGAAAGGTCCCAATGGTATCTGACCAATGCATAAAAGATCCCAGAAATGTTCAGCTCCAATAAGCAAGTCAATTGGACGTGATTGATGGAATAATGGATCTGCTAGAGTTAAGTTCTTCGGAATCTTCAATGTGAGTGCGTCCACAGATACGTTCGGCATGTcttctgtaatattttgtataactaGGCAAGTTATCCTTGCACCGTAagcattatattttgatttaaatataatttccgtTTTTTTACTTAAGTTAATTTGCTGGCTGCCAAGCCCGGACACTGGCTGATTAATTGGCACCAAATTCAAGTTTAATCGTTCACAAAATTCTTGTGTTATAAAATGCGATTGAGATCCTCCGTCTAATAGAACTCGGCAGTCCTGGAGATTTCCTTGTGAGTCCTGTACACTGATGATAGCAGTAGCCAACATTACTGGTATATCCCTTCGTTGGGTGTGATGGCATGCAACTCCTTTAACATCTTCCTTACTGTCTGAAGCAGTGTTCTTATTTACTTGGATTTTGGGATCGGTCTCTTGGGACGCTTCATCTCGATGTAATAGCGTGTTATGTTTCCTTGAACATTTGCGACAGTGGCCGGAAGTACAATCCTTGTTTTGATGATCCAATCTCAAACAGTTAAAACATAACTTATGCTTCTGCACTTCACTGATTCTTGATGGAATCGGAAGTTTCACAAATTCTTCgcaatgatatatattatgagCGTTTTTACAGATTGGACAGCTAACACGTTGTGTAACATGCGATGATATATTGTTCGTTTTAAACTTTGATGTCTTCATCGCAGAAGGGTTGCCTTTACCTTTAATTGTGGGGTCTTGTTTATTGACCTCCTGACGTTCCAAATACTTGCAATGCGAATTTAAGAATTCAATAATCTCCTTGAATGTCGGTTTCTCGTTCAGCTGTAAAGCCCTCTTGTCCCATTCTTGTTTAGTGTAAGCGTCTAGCTTCGTAGAAAGTAAGTATACAATCATGCTATCCCAACTGTCGACTGCTTCACCCAAATTCTTTAGAGCTAGAAAATGATTGGTTGTTTGGTCGATAAGTTGTCTCAATGAAGTGGGCGAATCCCTTGTCATTGCGGAAAGTTCGAATAAACCTCGCACATGGTAGTGCGATAACGCCTTATGGTCTTCAAATCGCTCCTTCAACGTCTTCCATGCCGTCTGATAATTTGCCGCTGAAATTCCTAGAGCTTCGATCGCGCGCTCTGCGTCGCCTGTAATTGCTGAGTCTAAATAATGGAACTTTTGAATGTCTGTTAATGTTGGATTGTCATCAATCATCGACTGGAATGTGTCTCTAAATTTTATCCAACGATCATGCGAACCGTCGAATACTGGCAGTTTGATAACCGGCAATTTTACGCCTATCTGCGGAACATTATGTACATTTACTTCGTCTTGGATAATCGCCCGATCATTTCTGGCCGGAACCCTTTCCGGTCTCAAGATAGTTTTCGCTCGTGTCACTAGTTCGAAATACGACGTCTCGAATTGATCACGTTCATTTCGCGCTGTCTCTACTTCTTCCTCCGTTTGTGCCGCGGTTTCTATTTGCGACTGTACTTCATCATATCGCTCATAAAATGGCTCGATTTTTTCTAAACGAGTTTCTAATGCGACAATGCTGTGTTCCGGACTAAAACCGTCTAAAAATGTTCTAAATCGCGTGATATGAGCCTTAATTTGCCCGCGTGCTTGTGTCAATTGTTTCATAGATACTGCCATGTTAAACGATGCGAATACTATGTGATTACAGTACTGGTACAAACAACTCACTCTtatggaataaatattaagattcCGTGTCTCTTTGTTGCGTCAATAATCCTTGATCATAGAAGTCCTCTGAATGTACATATATGCCTTGAATAATATGCGATTGTTGTTTTCAGAATGTGTCCGTGAGTGTGGTTGTTATTGTCCACTTGAGCTCGTGCCTCCCCGATCTTTGTCTGTCCTGTTTCTCTTTCACTCGTTAGTATAGTCCGCGTAGCTAGctgtagctgtctctctcacCTTACGTGAGATCCTTCTTACTTTATTGCAACTTAACTGATAAAAGTTCTTAAGTCCAGTAATGCGAATAAATATCCTCTTTTCTCGATCCACGTTAAACCTTCGAATTCAGTCACCACAGAAATTCGCGAAAGCCTTGCAACGTGGTACATGCTAACCTCACCTCACGTGAgatccggctcgaaggaccactgTTTTATGAGAAATGCGTCCGTGCGTATTTCTTtgcgtttttctctttctgcTTCAAGCTGGTGCCTGAAATTTGCTCACTACGGATTGaacaatacaaataaaagaaacctTCCTTTGAATTAAACTGATTGCTTTATTATACGTCTTGTTAATGCGTATCATTACGACCGACACACACACTCCCACCACCATTCGTGTCGATAGTGCCATCTAGTCGTACGGATCTCAAATAATATTAGACAATTCTGTCTTCTACTGAATCTGATAGTAAAGAGAGTAATACATCTGAAGCTCCATGGCACGCAATTCCGTCTCCCTCCATTTCTCCGAATCTTATTCCTCcttgttttttttccactAGGTGCTTGAAGTAATTTTGTCTTCTTTCCTCTGTTTCTCActgttattttctcaatagcCATCTGAGTGAGTAATAGGTAATACTCCATAcccataaaatgtttatttccaccatcacattttatcaattcgtGTGTATAAGGATTGTATAGATCAACCAAACAAGATGCCTTTTCATCATACTCCTCGTCTGTAagattatcattatatctcttgtatctatttattatttgagaatgATAAGAATCTAATCCTGTATTTGTCAAaggttgataatttataagtttaatacttCCCTCGTTGTCTCCGAAAGGATTCAAAGAATAACTACTGGTAAGTTTTATCtgattgtagaaattaaatgttttcctagatataatagaaacgctgtttataattatatccggAGTTACCCCATTAATAGTATGAGGCAACATATCGTTATCAATAATACATCCTATAGTACCTTTTTGGGCTGCCTGGTTTGTCATTTTATCTCCTATCTCTTTATATCTGAAACTActcaagagatattttataactatattactgtttccttttttccttattcGTTCTACTCTAACAGGATAATTTGTAGATAATCCATCTGACACATCAAACGATATATTTGACTTGATGTTGAAATTTTCAGCACTTTTAAATCTACAATCTATATGTTTGTGCATAGCATCATCTTTCTCAAGTATAGTTCCAATCCTAGGGAGCCCGGTTGCTTCAAGTTTCTTGTGAGAATGAATCAATCTTGAAGGAAGAGGGGAATTTAAACCTAGAACAGGGACTTCTGATCTATACTTTGTGGTTGAAATCACGCTTAATTTTCCCGATTTGTAACAACTCGAGCTTAATATGATAGAATCTTCCAAATTCATAGCTTTCCATGACATAACAGCTACCATTAGATGAACTCCAAATCCTCTGtggattaaatttgaaagctGCAAAGTATCGTTGGTTATACACGGAATTTCAAACGAAAGAGATAAATTCaatgtattatcaaatttattgaagttGTCTCTAGACATTCCTGATAACGTATGCTTCTGTTGAGCGTCTCCCAATGTAACTCTTGCTCCTGCCATTCTCCCTATATCGGTTAGATAAGATGTTAAATGACTTACTTTTGATAATGacgataaatctatataatttatttttaatttatcgttattgttcatagaataaaacttttctacgCTTGGacatatatttgaatacaaaCTTTGTTCGACGTCAATAAATTCTACAACATGCGGATATTTCTGCATGAATAAGTAAAAGTCATTAAGCACTTCTTTGTCGTTCATAATATCATTGTAATATTCTTGGCACACTATGGATCCTTTTTCTACTACCATAACAGGTCGTACCAACCTCTCTATTCCTAATGTAATTCTTATctgtaaatacatattatctaCAGGATAAAACAACGAGGTAACTTTGTCTCTTTTGTGCATTGGTATAACACTGATTCCAAAATCATAAGacgagaaacaattttctctctttaattttcttaatttcttaacaAACGTCTTAACATATGTCttacatatagaatttatataaaattcagagtGATCAACAATAGAGACAATAActccattttcaatatcagtatgtttttttgtatCGTCTTTAATAAACTTCTctaattcgttaaaaattttttcatgcaaACTTCTTGTATAATGCGTTACACTTACTCCGACATTCAAGGATTTTATGAGACCAACATTTGGACCATGATCTGTTGTATTGCTAGGATCAAGCCATCCGTTTGATGGATGAACATTTCTCATTTCTAAAGACTTACTCATTACGTCTCCAAAAAACAAGTACAATCTATCGAAGTAGATTTCTACCACGTTATAACATTTGttgttataacatattttaattgttgcttTATCCGACtccatttattacaaattattttattctttattattaatttcttcaaattcttttaaatatctcttgaaataatgtcttaattttctttttaaatgagaatctGTGTAATAGCAAAATggtgtatttattattgttgataatccgtttctttctatataatatatacttttatcataaGATATGACAGCATATCTCTCTTTAGACAGAATATCACTTACAAttgagtttaaattttttgaatcatattttcttttaaatgattcAGTTATAACGTTGATATCTGTTAGAAAAACATAATGAACGGATGAACAATCAAATAAGTGATTTGTTTCatgaagtaaaattatattacttatacctAAGTGTCTGCAATTTTGCAAGAGTCCTCCGTAATagtctttatttctttttcccaAATCAtccgataatattaaaatttttgatttattacatttgtctCTAATAAATTCTCCGATTTCATTTGCTTTTTCCTCAATTAAGTTTttagattttgatttttgttctaattgttGTCTAGTAAATATATGGTTTAAAGGTACATAAggactataattttttgcgttattttcgttatttatgaaaagaaagaCATAGTGAAAtacatctttaaatttttccagCATATTGTTGGACAGTACTGTTTTTCCTGAACCAGATCCTCCTATTATAACTGAATTAAAACATCCtatttcatctatttttttaatcatttcgtTGAAATCAAACTCATCTCTTGTAAAGTTAAAATCAggcattgtaattatttacagtataaatatttaaatagttaaataatttttaatatggatattaaaaaatattacgaaaataaaatttacaatgtattatgtaacaaaaataactttagtgatataaaaatgaagatcactacaataattaataaaattattgacgatatatatgtaaataagtcTGTATCTAATTTATTCAGTGATAAATTTAGtgatttttactttgataAGTACGAAAGAATAAAGcactattacaatttaaataattatctttatttaataaattctggtGGTTATGGAATAGTTTTAagatgtgataataattattgtattaagttgatatttgaatataacgAGGTTAGTTATACACACGAGTATGATATACCTATAACtattaaagaaagattaataaaaaataatcttggtAAGTACAACGAGTTTATATCTATTCCAGAGTTGCTTATAAAAGGTctagtttgtaaaaatttaaaatttgtaatatctatatattctttcttGATTATAACGTGCAAGAATGTACTCGAGAAAGATTTGGAATTGTCAAAGCTACAATCTGTGTCATTAGAAAAGCAGATATCTGATTTCAACtctatatcaaatatatataacaaatataagaacaacagtaagttttatattgtatttagtaatttatataaaaaatatgttaatgatcatattaatatagttttattaaataactataataatttaatgaaatttttggataattatagagttaattttaaaaaaccgttaaaagacaacattttaaaatccaATGTATTGATAGAAAGATTAGCTTTGGAAACTTCAGATGGGTTGAGACTAGATAATTGTGGAGATATATCATCTTTTGGATCAAAAGCATACGAAAGAGATGTAGATTATTTGAGAATGTTGACGTTACAAGTTTTGTTGTTTgtgttaaatgttaataaatgctttaaatttttcgtgcataatgatttgaaaatgaataacatattagtatttaataagGAATATCCTTTGATTATAGATTataagtacaaaaataaaagaatgtctatagaattttttgagagatatatttttaagttgaatgattttgatttttccaattttgactcatataataatactaagaTAGAACATAGTAAATTTGCAAACAATGATCATTGGATTTatgatgtacatttttttgtacattctaTGATAGTGTTAATAACTgaagagaaattaatgaagataTACAgagtgtattatttaataatctaaaaaagtattttttatttggatgtacagtaaaaaaaataagatgtaataataaaaatttagaaaaaaaagatttatcataTTTGGAGGATTTTATTTTCGGTAGTATGATTTTTAGTAAGtggattaaaaattctaaataaatggaaaataataacgaacaacatgtaaataataaagatagttacaaaaaaaatgataattataaaaaagacgacaattataaaaatatatatactgatAAACTTGATATCTtaagtaaaatagaaaaaaatatttctccatTTTCGAAATTTGCTAACTACAACGAAGAAAGGATAGCAATAGGtaaattatgtcaaaaatatcttgTCAGAGAAGATTTAAATCTCATATATTCATGTTATACCACAGATTTGTTCAACGcaagaatatttacaaaaaattacatgaataatataatagtaaaatattggttaaaattttcatcaaatgttATAACAAATAGGTCTATAGGATTTcctattgtttttaaattaatggatGACGGTAACAAGTGTATCttactttatgaaaatttaaaaaaatatctttataaaataactagtaatgactttattttaaataaagatatatcagatcaaattatgtttcagaaactttttataatatatcacagcgctcggaattagttgcacatttcgagccgatttccgagacgacgcctcctgttcccccactaccgcccggctgctggcggccgagccgccgatagctctggcgcaggagcgttttatataagaaataagctgggttgttgaggtacctttcagaaaatagtaatattttctttattacataaataatgtttattttcattaataattaaatatatatattatgtattaataaaaataaacattatttatgtaatgaagaaaatgttacgatttcctgaaagatgcctaaacaatccagcctatttctaatataaaacgctcctgagccagagctatcggcggctcgggctccagcggccgggcggtagtgggggaacaggaggcgtcgtctcggaaatcggcccgaaatgtgcaactaattccgagcgctgatatATCAGATGTACTTGAACAACTGTTATTCAGACTGTtatcttttcaatatatataatattccgagaactaaaattatttttaaggtaaaggatattttttttgaatttactgTAACAAGActtgtaatattatctgaaaatacaaattttgtaatacagACGAATGTATCTGAAGATGTTTATATAAGTAAAGTATCAGATAGTGATTATACTCtacatgaaaataatagttttattaaaatgttcctGTACACATTCAAGAattatatctctttcttttatattttatcaaaaattcctCCTATAATAGAAGAACAAAGACTAATGTCTTTTATTCCAGGAGAATATGCGTGTT
This DNA window, taken from Linepithema humile isolate Giens D197 chromosome 7, Lhum_UNIL_v1.0, whole genome shotgun sequence, encodes the following:
- the LOC105667324 gene encoding uncharacterized protein; protein product: MSKSLEMRNVHPSNGWLDPSNTTDHGPNVGLIKSLNVGIRITLGIERLVRPVMVVEKGSIVCQEYYNDIMNDKEVLNDFYLFMQKYPHVVEFIDVEQRRMAGARVTLGDAQQKHTLSGMSRDNFNKFDNTLNLSLSFEIPCITNDTLQLSNLIHRGFGVHLMVAVMSWKAMNLEDSIILSSSCYKSGKLSVISTTKYRSEVPVLGLNSPLPSRLIHSHKKLEATGLPRIGTILEKDDAMHKHIDCRFKSAENFNIKSNISFDVSDGLSTNYPVRVERIRKKGNSNIVIKYLLSSFRYKEIGDKMTNQAAQKGTIGCIIDNDMLPHTINGVTPDIIINSVSIISRKTFNFYNQIKLTSSYSLNPFGDNEGSIKLINYQPLTNTGLDSYHSQIINRYKRYNDNLTDEEYDEKASCLVDLYNPYTHELIKCDGGNKHFMGMEYYLLLTQMAIEKITYCNHIVFASFNMAVSMKQLTQARGQIKAHITRFRTFLDGFSPEHSIVALETRLEKIEPFYERYDEVQSQIETAAQTEEEVETARNERDQFETSYFELVTRAKTILRPERVPARNDRAIIQDEVNVHNVPQIGVKLPVIKLPVFDGSHDRWIKFRDTFQSMIDDNPTLTDIQKFHYLDSAITGDAERAIEALGISAANYQTAWKTLKERFEDHKALSHYHVRGLFELSAMTRDSPTSLRQLIDQTTNHFLALKNLGEAVDSWDSMIVYLLSTKLDAYTKQEWDKRALQLNEKPTFKEIIEFLNSHCKYLERQEVNKQDPTIKGKGNPSAMKTSKFKTNNISSHVTQRVSCPICKNAHNIYHCEEFVKLPIPSRISEVQKHKLCFNCLRLDHQNKDCTSGHCRKCSRKHNTLLHRDEASQETDPKIQVNKNTASDSKEDVKGVACHHTQRRDIPVMLATAIISVQDSQGNLQDCRVLLDGGSQSHFITQEFCERLNLNLVPINQPVSGLGSQQINLSKKTEIIFKSKYNAYGARITCLVIQNITEDMPNVSVDALTLKIPKNLTLADPLFHQSRPIDLLIGAEHFWDLLCIGQIPLGPFLPIMQKTKFGWIIGGSMASSLKKDRARKCCHVVTTQQLHDQIARFWQLEECNPSIKGSVEDTICEDYFCSTTTRNEEGRFVVSIPFRENLQALGQSKERAFRRLLAIERKLKGDISLSFEYRSFMSDYETSGHMSQVPMIQFNEKIAYYLLHHAVRKEDSTTTKVRVVFDGSAKTTSGLSINDVQYVGPVVQDDLFSILLRFRKHKFVISADIKQMYRQVLVRSDQRNYQQILWRKDDSTEVQEYQLNTITYGMASAPFLATRCLQQIAQEHAKDYPIASRIIARDFYMDDLLSGAESIQEAQELKQVLSELLIDYGFELRKWASNNKHIVQSKPEESFSIFLHEGKIPKTLGLSWNSEKDILNFSLNTSRPDRITKRTILSIIACIFDPLGLIVPIVVTAKLILQQLWQLQLDWDEALPQDMYTTWDCFHRQLELLHQIKVPRRVYRKATDMIQLHGFSDASEKAYGASIYVRAPNTEGSFEVSLLCAKSRVAPLKPITLPRLELCGALLLARLMQRVSAALNIDKKHHYFWCDSTIVLCYITAEPKRWTTFVANRTAEIQEITNKNWRHVPTTQNPADLTSRGMDTSALSTSTLWWHGPSWLSKSESAWPDPVKLVTTNIPGTRSKLIISLALTNIAEEFGHRFSSFSHMIRVLAYAMRFIKNTSKDKSQRKYGLLSIKELQESELRLIKLAQHQDFALEINYLRETNNLPKKTPINNLHPFLDDKDCLRVGGRIHNAPIPFEQRHPLLISHKNLIAQRIVEQEHLRLLHAGPQLVLASLRTKYWITSGRSFIKGVLRKCVKCFRANPKPQTYQMGDLPESRITPSRPFYVTDLLPDAEGVELHSDNGTNFIGAANELNELGILLKSKVHNNKIRQFLDQDQIEWYNIPPHAPNFGGLWESVVRSAKYHLKRILSNLPLTYEELYTVLVQIEAILNSRPLSPLSDDPKDLIPLTPAHFLIGDSLTALPQRNFQDINCNRLNKYERLQQLVQHFWKRWNVEYLHQLQMRYKWKTQPRTKIEPGMMVVLVDDHTAPMHWQLGRIEAVHPGKDQIVRVVTVRTTTGNYQRALSKVCLLPV